A genomic window from Algoriphagus sp. Y33 includes:
- a CDS encoding redoxin domain-containing protein, whose product MNSKLKFIFLFEALVGAAFLLIQCTSAPKDNIEEGAEKAPNAVFVANPVLVEEKPVRKLAIGDAAPPFNLPGIDGSYHKLEDYSDADVLVINFTCNHCPTAQAYEDRFIDVVNDYREKKVAFVAISSNSPIGILPEELGYTDLSDTFEEMKIRADDKSYNFPYLYDGDTHEFSLAYGPTATPHVFVFDKERKLSYSGRIDASEKPGSANAEDLRKAIDMTLEGKSLPEAEAQTPAFGCSMKWAWKNEYTIKTNKEWKEKEVTIEKLTPDGLADLLKNDTDELLLVNFWATWCGPCIIEYPEFVTIQRMYGERDFQFVSISMDSPGQSDKALKFLKGKSSALPNYIMDTEDKYKVIEVVGKEWDGSLPITLLIEPGGEIAYRVPGTIDADKLKKEIVDHPLIGRYY is encoded by the coding sequence ATGAATTCTAAATTGAAATTTATCTTCTTATTTGAGGCTCTCGTGGGAGCGGCTTTTTTACTGATCCAGTGTACAAGTGCTCCCAAGGATAATATAGAGGAAGGAGCTGAAAAAGCTCCCAATGCAGTTTTTGTTGCCAATCCTGTCTTGGTGGAGGAAAAGCCCGTGAGGAAGTTAGCAATTGGTGATGCGGCCCCTCCTTTCAATCTGCCGGGAATAGATGGTAGCTATCATAAGCTGGAGGATTATTCCGATGCAGATGTCCTTGTCATCAACTTTACCTGCAATCACTGTCCTACCGCCCAAGCTTATGAGGATAGATTTATCGATGTAGTAAATGATTATAGGGAGAAAAAAGTGGCTTTTGTAGCGATTTCCTCCAATAGTCCCATAGGAATTCTTCCGGAAGAATTAGGCTATACTGATCTCAGTGACACATTTGAGGAGATGAAAATCCGGGCTGATGATAAGTCTTACAATTTTCCTTACCTCTACGATGGAGACACACATGAATTCTCATTGGCATATGGTCCTACAGCCACGCCGCATGTATTTGTATTTGATAAAGAGAGAAAACTCAGCTATTCGGGAAGAATAGATGCTTCTGAAAAGCCGGGCTCTGCCAATGCTGAAGATCTGAGAAAAGCAATTGATATGACGTTGGAAGGAAAGAGTCTTCCCGAGGCTGAAGCACAAACCCCGGCTTTCGGATGCTCAATGAAGTGGGCTTGGAAAAATGAGTACACCATCAAAACCAATAAGGAGTGGAAAGAGAAAGAGGTGACAATTGAAAAGCTAACGCCTGACGGTTTGGCTGATCTTCTGAAAAACGATACTGACGAATTGCTTTTAGTCAATTTCTGGGCTACCTGGTGTGGGCCATGTATTATAGAATATCCGGAATTTGTAACCATTCAGCGCATGTATGGGGAGCGGGATTTTCAGTTTGTCTCCATCAGCATGGATAGCCCGGGTCAATCAGACAAAGCACTGAAATTTCTAAAGGGAAAGTCCTCTGCTCTTCCAAACTATATTATGGATACTGAAGACAAGTATAAGGTAATCGAAGTAGTAGGAAAGGAATGGGATGGAAGTCTGCCGATTACTTTGCTCATAGAGCCCGGAGGAGAAATTGCCTACCGGGTTCCAGGCACCATTGATGCCGATAAATTGAAGAAAGAAATCGTAGATCATCCGCTGATCGGCAGATATTATTGA
- a CDS encoding hydrogen peroxide-inducible genes activator, with protein sequence MTIQQLEYLLAVDKYRHFGHAAESCFVTQPTLSAQLSKLERDLDVVLFDRSKMPVIPTEMGVQVIEQAKKVVSESKGVFELVAHLKGDISGVIKLGIIPTLAPYLLHLFIRNFLEKYPHVKLEVQEMVTEEVVKKLKNDELDLGIVVTPLHEAGIVEKPMFYEKFLAYLSKDHPLLKEDVFHPEKVIKEDFWVLQQGHCFRDQVINLCDQSLSGPKNFHYESGSLEGLKNMVNRYKGVTLLPELATMELSDEEKTRLRPFEGVSPTREVSIILNRSFLKQKLVELLYKEITASIPQEMTSKAHGKVVRFK encoded by the coding sequence ATGACTATACAACAACTCGAATACCTTCTTGCCGTCGACAAGTACCGACATTTTGGCCATGCCGCAGAAAGCTGCTTTGTAACTCAGCCCACCTTAAGTGCACAGCTCAGTAAGTTGGAGCGGGACTTGGATGTTGTCCTTTTTGATCGAAGTAAAATGCCGGTGATCCCCACAGAAATGGGGGTGCAGGTCATAGAGCAGGCCAAAAAAGTGGTTTCCGAGAGCAAGGGAGTTTTTGAGTTGGTAGCCCACCTGAAAGGAGACATATCAGGTGTCATCAAACTGGGAATCATCCCCACACTAGCACCTTATCTACTGCATCTATTTATCCGGAATTTTCTGGAGAAATACCCGCATGTGAAGTTGGAAGTGCAGGAAATGGTCACCGAAGAGGTTGTAAAAAAACTAAAAAATGACGAGCTGGACCTAGGAATAGTAGTGACTCCCCTGCATGAAGCGGGTATTGTAGAAAAGCCAATGTTTTATGAGAAGTTTTTAGCCTACCTCTCCAAAGACCACCCTTTGCTTAAAGAGGACGTTTTCCATCCTGAGAAAGTGATCAAAGAAGACTTTTGGGTATTACAGCAAGGTCACTGCTTTCGTGATCAGGTAATCAATCTCTGTGACCAAAGTCTAAGTGGCCCCAAAAATTTTCATTACGAAAGTGGGTCGCTTGAGGGACTAAAGAATATGGTGAATCGATACAAAGGAGTTACTCTCCTGCCTGAGCTTGCGACGATGGAGCTTTCAGACGAAGAAAAAACAAGATTACGGCCGTTTGAGGGAGTTTCACCAACCCGGGAAGTGAGCATTATATTAAACCGAAGTTTTCTCAAACAAAAACTTGTAGAGTTGTTGTACAAAGAAATCACCGCTTCTATTCCTCAGGAGATGACATCCAAGGCCCACGGCAAAGTAGTACGGTTCAAGTAA
- a CDS encoding copper resistance protein NlpE, with amino-acid sequence MIKNILLIGFITSLTILTSCSTSQEKTETQIETTVEGAEPYTSDNSATSLDWSGTYKGTVPCASCEGIETTLTLNSDFTYKIVTNYLGRNDALEEENTGSFTWDETGSIITLEKVSQAPSLYKVGENRIWQLDMEGNMITGDLADHYILTKR; translated from the coding sequence ATGATCAAAAACATACTTCTAATCGGTTTTATTACTTCTTTGACAATTCTTACTTCTTGCTCCACTTCACAGGAAAAAACAGAGACTCAGATAGAAACCACGGTAGAGGGAGCTGAACCGTACACTTCAGATAATTCTGCCACCTCGTTGGACTGGAGTGGAACCTACAAGGGTACTGTTCCTTGTGCCAGCTGTGAGGGAATAGAAACTACGCTTACACTTAACTCAGATTTCACTTATAAAATAGTAACCAACTACTTAGGCAGAAATGATGCGTTGGAAGAAGAAAACACAGGTTCATTTACCTGGGATGAAACCGGTTCTATTATTACCCTCGAAAAAGTCTCCCAAGCTCCCTCCCTGTATAAAGTGGGTGAAAATCGGATTTGGCAGCTCGATATGGAGGGAAATATGATTACCGGCGACTTGGCGGATCATTATATTCTCACCAAGAGATAA
- a CDS encoding energy transducer TonB has protein sequence MKKSAALFLLLFIFSLSFTHAQTSTHSGEDMNRFLSQTLKYPAELREAETMGAVVVSVQIDKTGFMIGDVEFLSGDPEFEDEINRTMNLLKENWNPSFLEGKAYGQEYLMSFDFRINNDSQFPPNPFITASEKAKPITPLEAVNKALEENPYSPKLLNNRAEILAQEGKKLLSDLDVNQAKFLADKMLTEVIIVGYLPTGPKSL, from the coding sequence ATGAAAAAGTCAGCTGCATTATTTTTACTTCTCTTTATTTTTAGCCTGAGCTTTACTCATGCTCAAACTTCCACTCATTCTGGGGAGGACATGAATAGATTTCTTTCCCAAACCCTGAAATATCCTGCGGAACTAAGAGAAGCAGAGACAATGGGGGCAGTAGTGGTTTCTGTTCAAATAGATAAAACCGGCTTTATGATTGGAGATGTAGAATTTCTTTCCGGAGATCCTGAATTTGAAGATGAAATAAATAGAACAATGAATCTTTTGAAGGAAAATTGGAATCCTTCGTTTTTGGAAGGTAAAGCTTACGGTCAAGAATACCTCATGAGTTTTGACTTCAGAATTAACAATGACTCTCAGTTTCCTCCAAATCCTTTTATCACAGCATCTGAAAAAGCGAAGCCAATTACACCGCTTGAGGCTGTTAATAAAGCATTGGAAGAAAATCCGTATTCTCCCAAGCTCCTTAACAACAGAGCTGAGATCTTGGCTCAAGAGGGAAAGAAACTCCTATCCGATTTGGATGTAAATCAAGCTAAATTTCTAGCGGATAAAATGTTGACTGAAGTAATAATTGTCGGTTACTTGCCTACGGGGCCAAAATCACTCTAA
- a CDS encoding glyoxalase — protein sequence MIHPAKSIRTFIGAKDYAESIRFYEVLGFKVQSVGEKMSVVKVSEKIAFYLQDAYLKSWCENSMIFLEIEGDLESYWEAVKVLGLPDKFPGTKLSSIRYNDWGNEFFLHDPAGNLWHFGIFK from the coding sequence ATGATACACCCCGCTAAGTCAATCCGAACTTTTATTGGAGCAAAAGATTACGCAGAAAGTATCCGCTTCTACGAGGTGCTGGGCTTTAAGGTGCAATCAGTGGGCGAAAAAATGTCTGTGGTCAAAGTCTCCGAAAAGATTGCTTTCTATTTACAAGATGCTTATTTGAAATCCTGGTGCGAAAATTCCATGATTTTTCTTGAGATAGAAGGTGATCTTGAATCGTATTGGGAGGCAGTTAAAGTTTTGGGACTTCCGGATAAATTTCCAGGCACCAAACTCAGCTCCATCCGATACAACGACTGGGGCAATGAGTTTTTTCTTCACGATCCGGCGGGGAACCTTTGGCATTTTGGGATTTTCAAGTAA
- a CDS encoding DUF1569 domain-containing protein: MKNIFHPQITQELIDRINELTPETTPRWGIMRVDQMMAHCSVAYEMVYTDKHPKPNWLMRFILKTFVKNGVVNDKPYPRNARTAPAFIIEERKDFETEKARLIGYLEKTRDLGIPYFEGKESLSFGPLTAQEWNSLFYKHLDHHLTQFGV, translated from the coding sequence ATGAAGAATATTTTTCATCCTCAGATTACACAAGAGTTGATAGATCGTATAAATGAGCTTACGCCCGAGACCACACCCCGATGGGGCATCATGCGGGTAGATCAAATGATGGCGCATTGCTCTGTAGCTTATGAGATGGTCTATACAGATAAGCACCCCAAGCCTAATTGGCTTATGAGATTTATATTGAAGACTTTCGTGAAAAATGGAGTGGTAAACGATAAGCCTTATCCAAGAAACGCACGCACAGCTCCTGCTTTTATTATTGAGGAACGCAAAGATTTCGAAACGGAAAAGGCTCGATTGATAGGCTATTTAGAAAAAACACGTGACTTAGGCATTCCGTATTTTGAAGGAAAAGAATCTCTTTCCTTTGGTCCGCTTACAGCTCAGGAGTGGAACAGTCTCTTCTATAAACATCTTGATCACCATCTGACCCAATTTGGCGTATGA
- a CDS encoding transcriptional regulator: MSEFKPLDPLLHSQLRLAVMSLLISVEEADFTFLKEKTESTAGNLSVQLDKLEKAGYLEIVKSFRGKRPLTTAKITMHGIRAFEEYVHALKNYIS; the protein is encoded by the coding sequence GTGAGCGAATTTAAGCCCTTAGATCCTCTTTTACATTCCCAACTTCGCCTAGCCGTGATGTCACTTCTGATCAGTGTGGAAGAGGCAGATTTTACGTTCTTAAAGGAGAAAACCGAGTCTACAGCCGGAAATCTCAGTGTGCAGCTCGACAAACTTGAAAAAGCAGGATACCTGGAAATCGTAAAATCATTCCGGGGAAAGCGGCCTTTAACTACAGCCAAAATCACCATGCATGGGATCAGGGCATTTGAGGAGTACGTTCACGCACTCAAAAATTACATTTCTTAA
- a CDS encoding TetR family transcriptional regulator produces the protein MTNKISDERKKEIVEGFYRLSVENGLENTSIAKIGKHLGMPPSLIMHYFPTREILISNLISYILEQYLLIYQPVIKELELQNYVDPQTFVNRLFSRDWNLLFDDGVFYSCYSLIFRNSRIKKEYRLLHDKLRESLKGILDRDENLWGKDTGLLSEQIFVVVEGAYYYLSMIDDQEVYERKLQAYKSQVYDLLRKYEVPHL, from the coding sequence ATGACAAATAAAATTTCTGATGAAAGAAAAAAAGAAATCGTTGAGGGTTTTTATAGACTATCGGTAGAGAATGGGTTGGAAAATACGTCTATAGCCAAAATTGGAAAGCATTTGGGGATGCCGCCTAGCCTCATTATGCATTATTTTCCCACCAGGGAGATTTTGATCTCCAATCTTATCTCATACATTCTGGAGCAATACCTCTTAATCTACCAGCCGGTAATAAAAGAATTGGAGCTCCAAAATTATGTGGATCCGCAGACTTTTGTAAATCGTTTGTTTTCCCGCGATTGGAATTTACTCTTTGATGATGGAGTATTCTATAGTTGCTATAGTTTGATTTTTAGGAATAGTCGAATCAAAAAGGAGTACCGGTTGCTCCACGACAAATTGCGTGAGTCATTGAAAGGGATTTTGGACCGGGATGAAAACTTGTGGGGAAAGGATACGGGCTTACTTTCCGAACAAATCTTTGTTGTGGTCGAAGGAGCGTATTATTACCTATCAATGATTGATGACCAAGAGGTGTATGAGCGAAAATTACAAGCCTACAAAAGTCAGGTTTATGATTTGCTTCGAAAGTACGAGGTTCCCCATTTGTAA